Genomic window (Corticium candelabrum chromosome 3, ooCorCand1.1, whole genome shotgun sequence):
GCATACGCAAGCGTCAATCAAACGCGTAGGAGTCCACCGCACCTGCTCCCCTCGCATCCGACGGTTACAGTCACTAGAAGCGCCGCGATATATATCGAACACAGAGCGCGCGGGCATGGCCGCATGCATCAACACGTAGAAACCGACTAGCTAGTAGATCGATGGGTAGCGCAGCTTCACAGCACAAGACGAAAGAAGTCTTCATCCGAGTCGGCGATTCCGTCGAAAAGGTTGGCAAACAGCAAGTCAACAAGCGAACAGACTAGAGACAAAGTCTGTATGTACTGCATGATTCAAGATGGTGTTCACAACCGGCTGCTCTACGCGAGACTTCAAAGACCTTTTGGCGTCAATCGCAGGAGTGAGTAGGTATGCTACCTTTGCTCATCGTTTAAGTTAAGGAGCATGCAGTCTGCGCCTTTTGCTTAATGCATGTTGCATGAATCGTTTGTGAGGATCTGTAGTCGTGCTTCTTGTTGCTTGGTTTCTAGATGGTCGCGCATAGTCTTGCAGACGTCTGATGGCGATCACGTTGCCATCTCGCCGACGATTCCGAGCAATGCGAAGAGGTGGGATTTTGTTGCGAATGTTATGCGAATGTTGTGCGCGATTGCTGTTGAGGTGTTTGGTGTACTGATGGTGTGTGATGCCTGGAGGTTTGTGAGGGTGTACAGGCGTCGCTGATGGTGGTGGGCACAAGCGGGTCTCTCCTACGCGTGCATCTCTTGTGTGTTCGATTAGTTGGAAGGACGCGTGTCGTTATTATTAGACGCAAGGCCGACCGGGGGAGTTGCGTTTATTAGCGACGGTGTAGCTTTAGATTTGTTAGCTGgtttagtgtgtctgtctctgtctgtctgtttgtttctttgtctgtccgtctgtctgtctgcttgtctgcctgtttgtcagtctgtatgtctgtatgtacgtctgtctgtctctctgtctgtctgtttctttgtctgtccgtctgtctgtctgtctgtttgtcggtctgtttgtctgtctgtctgtctgtttctttgtctgtccgtctttctgtctgtctgtttgtctgtctgtttgtctgtctgtctgtctgtttctttgtctgtccgtctgtctgtctgtttgtctgtctgtttctttgtctgtccgtctgtctgtctgtttgtctgtctgtttctttgtctgtctgtctgtctgtttgtctgtctgtttgtctgtatctctgtctgtctgtctgtctgtctgtcagtccgtccgtctgtctgactgtctgtctgtctttacgGTAGTGACGACTGGCATCCCTTTGAGTAATATAGTGATATAGAtacataaatttatttttttaatttttatattttttattttatttacttttttagaattaattttacaatttttaattttattttttaattttattttattttaatttaatttaatttttaatttaatttttaatttaatttttaatttaatttttaatttaatttttaatttaatttttaatttaatttttaatttaatttttaatttaatttattatttttcttaatttaatgtttaatttcatttttaattttttaatttaattttaattttattttttataattgttTTTTGTTACATTAAAGGTCTAAATTCTTGCAATTAAAATTAACATTttgcataattataaatatacaaaataacaTTTTATAGCCaaaatattgattaattatatacAATACTAACGTGATTGTCAACCAAACTCATACTATCACTATGCTTGATCTGACTCTGAAACActcatttttgttgttgttttgcagtgaGCCCTATTTACTGACTGTACTAGCAGAGGACTCAGGTATGCAAGACACTCCCCATGGGCAGGACAATTTATGCCGTTctattgtttgttggtgtgtgttgtgttgtgtgtgtgtgtgtgtgtgtgtgtgtgtgtgtgtgtgtgtgtgtgtgtgtgtgtgtgtgtgtgtgtgtatggacATGTAACTTGTAGTCAACGTTCACATTTTTATGCTTAGTTGATAAGGAAACGTTTGGTGAAGTGCTGGAAAGGGTGGCCGAACAGTTTTCCAAGTAAATCGCTTAGTGATCTTCACTCTGAGTGTTAGCCTTGAtctcactgtctgtgtgtgtgtgtgtgtgtgtgtgtgtgtgtgtgtgtgtgtgtgtgtgtgtgtgtgtgtctgtctgtctgtctgtctgtctgtgtgtctgtctgtctgtctgtctgtctgtctgtctgtttgcctgtctgtctgtctgtctgtctgtctatttgtctgtctgtctgtctgtctgtctgtctttatatctgtttgtttgtctgtctgtctgtctgacggcctgtctgtctgtctgtctgtctgtctgtctgtctgtctgtctatctgtatatctgtctatctgtttgtctgtctgtctgtctgtctgtctgtctatctgtatatctgtctatctgtttgtctgtctgtctgtctgtctgtctgtctgtctgtctgtctgtctgtttatctgtctgtctgtctgtctgtctgtctgtctgtctgtctgtctgtctgtctgtctgtctgtctgtctgtctgtctgtctgtctgtctgtctgtgtgtgtgtgtgtgtgtgtgtgtgtgtgtgtgtgtgtgtgtgtgtgtgtgtgtgtgtgtgtagtgcaTTTCAAGTTGCCGAAATGAAGCAAGAAATGAAGAAGAGACTCGGCGAGTTGGAAAAGCAGGTACACGGTAAGATAACAAATTGGCTAGAATTTATTAGATCATACAATGTTGTATATTATATCGTGTGCACAGCTGACGGCATGAAGCTGGTAGAAGTTGAAAAATGCAAACGAGAACTCTCTGAAGTTAGACAACAATTACGTGAAGggtatggacacacacacgcacgcacgcacgcacgcacacacacgcacgcacacacacacacacacacacacacgcacacacacacacacacacacacatgcatacacgcgcgcgcgcgcacacacacacacacacacacacacacacacacacacacacacacacacacacacacacacacacacacacacacacacacacacacacacacacacacacacacacacacacacacacttacaaagTGATCTCAACAATTGTAACTCTTTAGGCCTGTGGGTCCAGCTCGCTGTTACAATTGTGCTTCTGCTCCTGATGGCTTGCCATCTCCTCGACGAGACATTCCCACCTACTCGAAGGTAATGCATGGCTACTGCTTATCTATGACGTACGTGGCACATACAAATAGTGCGATGGTGTTGCACTGCTTGTAGTATACGTTATCTGCTGAAACTATGGACTACCTGAAGAAGCCAACATTTGATATTTGGCACTGGGAACCAAATGAGGTTAGAACATCTTTTTTGTTGTAACTAGCTGATTGGACGACAGAatggtagacagacagacgaacaaacaaatggacagacatgctgACAGACTAATGAACTGATGGATAAACGATGCACAGACAATGGTGTCTAGAGACagaagacggacagacacacagataaataaacagatggacagacacaatgacagactaAATGAACTGATGGATAAATGATGCACAGTAAATGCATGGTGTCtagacagaaatacagacagacaaacagatggacagacatattgaCAGGCTAATGTGAACTGATGGATaaatgatggacagacaacggCATCTAGACAGaaggacaggcagacaaacagatggacaggcacaCTGACAGACTAATGAACTGATGGATAAATGATGGACAGCTAGACAACGATGcctagacagaaagacagacagacagacggacagacagacagacagatggacagacacattgacagactaATGAACGATGGATAAatgatggacagatagacaatgGTGtatgatagaaagacagacagacaaacagataaacaaacagatggacagacacactgacagactaaTGAACTGATAGATAAatgatggacagatagacaacggggtctagacagaaagacagacagacaaacagacaaacaaacagatggacagacatgatGACAGACTAATGAACTGAGAGATAAATGATGCACAGACGACGGCGtctagacagaaagacagacaggcagacaaacataaacaaacagatggacagacacccTGACAGACAACATTGACAAGTGAAGTGAATCCAACAAACACGCTGCACTTGCAGATGCTGTCGCTGCTAGAGCATATGTACAACGAATTGGGGCTCGTCGAAGAGTTCAGTATCAATCCCATTGTACTAAAACGATGGCTCGTAAGTTCTCGCCTTTTGCACACAGCAAGAGATTACGTTTTCTTTCTCACAGCAAACTGTACAAGCGAACTATCGCAACAATCCGTTTCACAACTTTAGGCACTGCTTCTGTGTTACACAGATGGTATGGCATTGATattatgtgcgtgtgtgtgtgtgtgtgtgtgtgtgtgtgtgtgtgtgtgtgtgtgtgtctgtgtgtgtgtgtgtgtgtgtgtgtgtgtgtgtgtgtgtgtgtgtgtgtgtgtgtgtgtgtgtgtgtgtgtgtgtgtgtgtgttatgtatgtatctatgtatgtatgtgtacagttGTCGATGGACGGATCATTGATTTTTAGATGTACGGGATGATTCATCTGTGTAACCTTGAACGGTTCATGAGTCGTACAGATTTGGGTACACTCATGACTGGCTGCATTTGCCATGATCTCGACCACCCTGGCTACAATAATGCGTATGTCATGAAACACACATTCATATGATTGCTTGGTCACGACtgatgtgattgtgtgtgtgtgtgtgtgtgtgtgtgtgtgtgtgtgtgtgtgtgtgtgtgtgtgtgtgtgtgtttgtgtgtgtgtgtgtgtgtgtgtgtgtgtgtgtgtgtgtgtctgtgtgtctgtgtgtgtgtctgtgtctgtgtctgtgtgtgtgtgtgtgtgtgtgtgtgtgtgtgtgtgtgtgtgtgtgtgtgtctgtgtgtctgtgtgtctgtgtgtctgtgtgtctgtgtctgtgtgtctgtgtctgtgtctgtgtctgtgtctgtgtctgtgcatgtctgtgtctgtgtctgtgtctgtgtctgtgtctgtgtctgtgtgtgtgtgtgtgtgtgtgtgtgtgtgtgtgtgtgtgtgtgtgtgtgtgtgtgtgtgtgtgtctgtgtctgtgtctgtgtctgtgtctgtgtctgtgtctgtgtctgtgtctgtgtgtgtgtgtgtgtgtgtgtgtgtgtgtgtgtgtgtgtgtgtgtgtgtgtgtgtctgtgtgtgtctgtgtgtctgtgtctgtgtctgtgtgtgtgtgtgtgtgtctgtgtgtgtgtgtgtgtgtgtgtctgtgtgtctgtgtgtctgtgtgtgtgtgtgtgtctgtgtgtgtgtgtgtgtgtgtgtgtgtgtgtgtgtgtgtgtgtgtgtgtgtgtgtgtctgtgtctgtgtctgtgtgtgtgtgtctgtgtctgtgtctgtgtctgtctgtctgtctgtctgtgtgtgtgtctgtgtgtgtgtctgtgtgtgtctgtgtgtgtgtgtgtgtctgtctgtctgtgtgtctgtgtgtgtgtctgtgtgtgtctgtgtgcgtgtgtgtgcgtgtgtgcgtgtgcgtgtgaaGTTACCAGATCAAGGCACGAACAGAGTTGGCAATTCGTTACAACGACAGTTCACCGCTCGAAAATCATCACTGCTCGGTCGCCTTTCGTATCTTGGCCATTCCGGAATGCAACATATTTACTAACGTGCCTGAGAGCAAATTTGCAACCATCAGATCGGTGAGTATACAGATGCATTGAAATAATGGCCGGGACACTGGGTAACGATTTGTGCAGGGAATTATTCGATTAATATTGGCAACAGACATGGGGATACATCACGAGCTGCTTAGAGATTTTCAAGAGCGATTAGATACGTTTTCGTACACTGAACAAAAGGATATGGAGATGGTAATGAAGTTgtgctaacacacacacacacacacacacacacacacacacacacacacacacacacacacacacacacacacacacacacacacacacacacacacacacacacacacacacacacacacacacacacacacacacacacacacacacacacacacacacacacacacatacatacacacacacacacacacacacacacagtgacacacgcacgcacgcacacacacacgcacgcacgcacacgcactcacacacacacacgcacacacacacgcacactcacacacacacacacacacacacacacacacacacacacacacacacacacacacacacacacacagtaacttGATTTGCTTCATAGCTACAAATCATGCTCATCAAATGTTGTGACATTTCAAATGAAGTCCGACCCATGTCAGTGTCAGAACCATGGGCCGACTGTCTTCTGGAGGAAAACTTCCAACAGGTTTGAAACCATTTTGTGATCCATATCTGTATGCATGTGATTGATTGTGATTATGGCTTATGCATGCAGGGTGATAGAGAGAAAAGAGAAGGTCTTCCTGTTGCTCCCATGATGGACAGAGACAAGATTTCTAAACCTCAGGCTCAGGCTGGCTTTATCAAGGGCATACTGATACCATTGTTTGAATCAGTTGCTCAAGTAAGATGCTGtcgtatacatacatacatatacaggaccggatccagaggggggttcagggggttcagggggttcagggggtttcacccctctttcaaaaattcctggatccggcgctgcatatatatacatacatacatactgtacacgtgtgtgtgtgtgtgtgtgtgtgtgtgtgtgtgtgtgtgtgtgtgtgtgtgtgtgtgtgtgtgtgtgtgcgtgcatgtgtgtgtgtgtgtgtgtgtgtgtgtgtgtgtgtgtgtgtgtgcgtgcatgtgcgtgtgtgtgtgtgtgtgtgtgtgtgtgtgtgtgtgtgtgtgtgtctgtctgtctgtctgtctgtctgtcgatctgtctgtctgtctgtctgtctgtttgtgtgtctgtgtctgtctgatggtctgtgtgtgtgtgtgtgtgtgtgtgtgtgtgtgtgtgtgtgtgtgtgtgtgtgtgtgtctgtctgtttgtctatctgtctgtctgtttgtttgtctgtctgtctgtctgtctctttgtctgtattctgtctgtgtttgtctgtctgtctttctgacagtttgtgtgtgtgtgtgtgtgtgtgtgtgtgtgtgtgtgtgtgtgtgtgtgtgtgtgtgtgtgtgtgtggctgtctgtctgtttgtctgtctgtcaatttcatttattgaaacacaaactctacgttacatttctaacactaaatgcaaacaagctactgagttcagctttagtttaatgcaagctactttgatagtctctatcgtatatgttctcatctacttctccagggaagcACGAATCTGTattttgtccgtctgtctgtctgtctgtctgtctgtgtgtgtgtgtgtgtgtgtgtgtgtgtgtgtgtgtgtgtgtgtgtgtgtgtgtgtgtgtgtttgtgtgtgtgtgtgtgtgtgtgtgtgtgtgtgtgtgtgtgtgtgtgtgtgtgtgtgtgtgtgtgtgtgtgtgtgtgtgtgtgtgtgtgtgtattcacaCTCAAAATACTCTAATTTGTACGCTTGTTGCGCAGCTGTATCCACAGTTGGAGGACGCAATGATCGCACAGTTACGAAGGGCGCTGGAACGGTACGAGTCACAGAACACACTTGAGACATGCCTGGAAGACAACAAAGTCACAAAGGTGTGTACTTCATATGTGGTTCACAcaatcaataaaaattaattaattaaattgcttGCACGAAGTACACACCATCTTGACTTAACATTTCCTCTTGATATAACAAAGTATGATGCTTGGCTCTGGAATAAAAATTTACTtcaaaaaaataataataaataaaaataagttaattaacagaaacaagCTTGACATGACAGCAGTGACGTCATCCGGATTTTCTAGCTCGCATTGTGTACATTGCGTGTATGTGTTGAAAAAAACTGGACGACGTCATTGCTACTACGTCAGACTTGTTTCTATGGTTTTCGTACAATTTTTACATTTTCTCTCATATTTATAGAAAATCTGTTTAGTCTAAGTTTAGTGACTTATATAGCAACAATGTAGTACaaacattgtgtgtgtatctttCAATAAGTGTATACTTCCGCATACTTTCGTTCTATGGTATAcgtgattaaatagctaatttatatctagAGACGTGGCTGATCTTAAAATTTAGTTGCAGTAGCGAAACCCATTCTATAATAACTAATACACAACCCTATGCAATTATACAAAACATGGTTGGCTATTGTCTAGTCTCGTTAGCCACGCCTctttgcgtgggcgtggctaGCAGACTAGCTGTTGGGTTGCCAGACCAATGCCTAAGGTGGGGAGGGGAGAGGACCACGTGGTTGCAAAGTTTTTGCGCATGTCCACAACTACCAAAGCAGACTCTAAGTGGCATATTGTGTACACTAATTCACAAagtttaacgcgcgttatttAACCACGCCTTTAGCGCGAGTTATTGCCTGACGAAGTTACGAAGTTTAAAGCGCGTCGTTACTTGACCACGCCCTTTAGTGAGTTAGTATGGTAGACCACGTGGTTGCAAAGTTTTGCGTATGTCCAAAACTTACAAAAGCATGCACAATGGCATATTGCTTACAGTCTCTATTGATAGACGTGACACAGTGACAGTTCAAAATTGAGTATCTTTAATTCACAAattttaacgcgcgttacttGAATACGCCCTTTAGCGCGAGTTAGGGCCTGAAGTTTTGACGGGATATTAATGCCTTACAAagtttaacgcgcgctacctAACCACGCCTCATAGCGCGAGTTAGGACGGGCCTGAATGCTGGTGTGTGATATGTTACTTACAGTCAACATACTAaagtttaatattaactaactACTGTGTCTTTACTTTGTCGTTGTAATATAGGAACAGCTGAAGCAACAGATCCGCTCGTCACACAAGGACAGCAAATGTTCGCGAGCATCCGATGAATTTGAACCGGTGTGACagtgccagctgaattgatatcaataatattgtacagatatcaactattattatttattattggaATTAATGTAGAGGGCAGATTTGTTTGCTGACTAGCATGCAAgactgcacatgcatgtgctgtaCTTTTCTCTTGTTGACAAGCTTTGCATTTAGCAAATTGCAGTAGTCATTGCAAATCACGGCTTATACGTCAATTGCGAGCAATTTatcaattaaaaataaaatacttTTGGCTGGTATAAATTaaatgaattaataaattaattataaattaataaattaacaaataaaataatttttggctggtataaaattaataaattaattataaattaataaattaaaaaataaaataacaacgGGACTGCGAGGCACATTTGATTTACTGACTCAGAGGTTCGGTGGTCATCTGAATATAATCTTATCAAGCAGTTTGTGATCAGAAAAATTGTTCCTGTGGGTTGCAATGCAGTTCAATGTGATATCaatagcctcgcgtagccagactcttttCTCGCGTCACTTTTGCGGAGACTGTACAGAAGATGGCCGGGATCGGAATACATCCGTGTTTTCATGATCAAGATCATGATCACTGTGTAAGTTTAGCTAATACCACGCATTGCAGCGGATGCAAGAGTTGGGTTGTTGGAGAAAGCTGCGCAGACGTGCTTTAGTTACGCAGCGGAAATTGTGGCTCAAGGTTTTGTTTGCGCGCAAACAAATGTATTATTGATATATTAGTttagtaataatttatttattaatttattaatttatttattaatttttaattaattcattaatttatttatatataatttatttatttatttataattaattaatttatttatttatttatttataattaattaatttatttatttatttacttataattaatttattaatttatttatttataattaatttattaatttaataatttattatttattatttatagtttattaatttattaatttataattaatttattatttattatttatagtttattaatttattaatttataattaatttattatttattatttatagtttattaatttattaatttataattaatttattatttattatttatagtttattaatttattaatttataattaatttattacttattatttatagtttattaatttattaatttataattaatttattaatttattttgtttattaatttattaatttattaatttatttatttgtcaattaatttatttatttataattaattaatttatttatttatttatttataattaatttattaatttaataatttattatttattatttatagtctattaatttattaatttataattaatttattaattaatttattttgtttattaatttattaatttatttatttatcaatttatttatttatttaataattgattttttaaattcttatttatttattaacttaattacaaCAACAGTATATTTGAATAGATTGACAGTACAtagtgtgtgtaggtgtgtgtgtgcgtgcatgcgtgcgtgcgtgcgtgcgtgtgcgcgcgtgtgcgtgtgtgtacatgtgagtCTATCATTTCAACTACTAATACACTTCTGTTTACAGCAACCACGTTTTCATGTTCACCACTGTCGCACAGTGGCATTTTCATTTGCGTCACTCACAACTACCAAAATATAATATACCAACCATATGAGAGAGTGTCAAAGTTTCTCAGTGAGGCGTCACTAATTAGATGAACTCAATCAAAGGCGCTTCCCAACCTCAACCAATCAACGTTGAACTACCAGAGATGGCAACTCTTGCTGTACAACAAATTGACCAAAGGTCCACACATTCATGCCATTTTACACAACCACTCCTGCAGTGAACATTGAAATATTGTTTCTCTGTGGTCGAGTAGAATGGGGAGTGGACCTTCAAGGAAGGAAATCTTTGTTCGTATTGACAAGCAGGAGGTCCAAAAGGTTACTTGTGATGGTATCACGTTGAGTGGTTGGTGTCTAGGCATCATGCAGTCTGTGTGTTGATTCAAGGTGGTGTTTGCTACTGATTGCCCTACAGCTGATTTTAAAGATCTACTTGCGTCTGTTGCAGGAGTGACCTGGTGAGTTAAGTTGCTTAGTCGGATTCCTATAGCCAGagtgtctctctgttgtgtcTGATGCTTTTGCTGTCGTTTGCAGGTGGTCATCGATCACGTTGCAGACTGCCAGTGGTGACCTAGTTTCTGTGTCTCCGACAGTACCGAGTAATGAGAAGAGGTAAGGTTGAGGTGCAGGCGGCATGACATCATTGCACTAGCACAGTGTGAATATCTAGTGGTGGCAAAGTGTAATTGGTGACACTACATGTTGTGGATGGTTACACCTTActgcctgcatgcatgtaactTAAATTgatttgacacacacacagagacacacacgcacacacagacacacacacacacacacacacgcatgcgcgcgcgcacacacgcatgcgcactcacacacacacaccataatcTGGTGCTGTTCATTTGGCTTAAtacgtttgtttgacagagaTGCTTATCTATTGAAAGTACAACAAGAGCAAGGTCAGATCGAATGCTGTACTGCAAGTTATAGTGATATACGTATGTGTGGCCGCTTTTTCGATCTTCCAGGTGTGAGACCAGGGAGAGTGTCTAATACAGACTCTGTGTAAGAcgatttggtgtgtgtgtgtgtgtgtgtgtgtgtgtgtgtgtgtgtgtgtgtgtgtgtgtgtgtgtgtgtgtgtgtgtgtgtgtgtgtgtgtgtgtgtgtgtgtgtaatagttcTATGGTTGTTTTGGGGTAGGCCCAATATGTAGTGTCTACCACTCtaattcaacaacacaacaaaacccgCCAAGCAAACTCAGTCTCTAACACGGCGCAGGCGCTCTAGAGGCGCATTCCCCTAAAAACCATAGAACTattacattgtgtgtgtttgcttgtctgtattTATATCTACAATCGTTTATACTTTTCATCTTAATCAACAGAAGCAGTGACGAGGTAAAGAAAATGATCTGTGACTTAGAAAATTACGTCCACGGTAAGATCACCAACCCACTCGCTTATTATTCTCATCTACAAGTACATACCGACTTTG
Coding sequences:
- the LOC134176683 gene encoding high affinity cGMP-specific 3',5'-cyclic phosphodiesterase 9A-like, with the translated sequence MGSAASQHKTKEVFIRVGDSVEKMVFTTGCSTRDFKDLLASIAGVSRWSRIVLQTSDGDHVAISPTIPSNAKSEPYLLTVLAEDSVDKETFGEVLERVAEQFSNAFQVAEMKQEMKKRLGELEKQVHADGMKLVEVEKCKRELSEVRQQLREGPVGPARCYNCASAPDGLPSPRRDIPTYSKYTLSAETMDYLKKPTFDIWHWEPNEMLSLLEHMYNELGLVEEFSINPIVLKRWLQTVQANYRNNPFHNFRHCFCVTQMMYGMIHLCNLERFMSRTDLGTLMTGCICHDLDHPGYNNAYQIKARTELAIRYNDSSPLENHHCSVAFRILAIPECNIFTNVPESKFATIRSGIIRLILATDMGIHHELLRDFQERLDTFSYTEQKDMEMLQIMLIKCCDISNEVRPMSVSEPWADCLLEENFQQGDREKREGLPVAPMMDRDKISKPQAQAGFIKGILIPLFESVAQLYPQLEDAMIAQLRRALERYESQNTLETCLEDNKVTKEQLKQQIRSSHKDSKCSRASDEFEPV